A region from the Nitrospinota bacterium genome encodes:
- a CDS encoding radical SAM protein has product MKRPTKTIKEVYREIEDKDNHSVADRYRRNVENQLRLIFWETTAGCNLECIHCRRLEVSKKLTKEDLTTKESFALIDSIVEAGNPILVLSGGEPLFRPDIFDIASYAKLKGLVLALATNGTLVNNEIAKKIVDSGIQRVSISIDGANARTHDDFRKLKGSFDIAIKGYKSLKALNMSLQINCTIAKHNVDQLEELFTLAEDLKADALHLFMLVPVGCGVEISEEQMLSPEKYEEVLNWFYERSKKAKIETKVTCAPHYFRIMREKAREVGIKITPKTHGMSAMTKGCLAGTAVCFISHKGDVFPCGYLPVSAGNIKKESLKEIWENSKVFEDLRNPGLLEGKCGICEYRKVCEGCRARAYAATKNYLSEEPFCAYQPKGILI; this is encoded by the coding sequence ATGAAAAGACCGACCAAAACCATTAAAGAGGTCTACAGAGAAATTGAGGATAAAGATAATCATTCTGTAGCTGATCGATATAGGAGAAACGTTGAGAATCAATTAAGGCTTATCTTTTGGGAAACCACTGCTGGGTGTAATCTTGAATGTATCCATTGTCGGCGCTTAGAGGTAAGTAAGAAATTGACAAAGGAGGATCTTACCACAAAAGAATCTTTTGCCTTGATTGACTCGATTGTGGAGGCAGGGAACCCTATCTTGGTCCTCAGTGGTGGCGAACCTCTCTTTCGACCTGATATATTCGATATCGCCTCCTATGCAAAATTGAAAGGTCTGGTCCTTGCACTCGCAACGAATGGAACACTTGTAAACAATGAGATTGCAAAAAAGATTGTGGATTCAGGAATCCAAAGAGTGTCGATAAGCATTGATGGGGCTAATGCGAGGACCCATGACGATTTCAGAAAACTTAAAGGCTCTTTTGATATAGCAATCAAAGGATACAAAAGTCTGAAGGCCCTTAATATGAGCCTTCAGATCAACTGCACCATAGCAAAGCATAATGTAGACCAGCTTGAAGAACTTTTTACTCTTGCTGAAGACCTTAAGGCTGATGCTCTGCATCTTTTCATGTTGGTTCCAGTAGGGTGTGGTGTAGAAATTTCAGAAGAGCAAATGCTCTCCCCAGAGAAATATGAGGAGGTCTTAAACTGGTTCTATGAAAGATCCAAAAAGGCGAAAATCGAGACAAAAGTTACCTGTGCCCCTCATTATTTCCGGATTATGAGAGAAAAAGCCAGAGAGGTGGGCATAAAAATAACCCCCAAGACCCACGGCATGTCTGCTATGACCAAAGGTTGTCTGGCAGGAACAGCGGTCTGCTTTATTTCCCATAAAGGTGATGTCTTTCCTTGTGGCTATCTTCCTGTCTCTGCGGGTAATATAAAAAAAGAATCCTTAAAAGAAATATGGGAAAATTCCAAGGTTTTCGAAGACCTTAGAAACCCAGGCTTATTAGAGGGGAAATGTGGCATTTGTGAATATAGAAAGGTATGTGAGGGATGCAGAGCCAGGGCCTATGCAGCTACCAAAAATTATCTATCAGAAGAACCTTTCTGTGCATATCAACCTAAAGGCATTTTAATATAA
- a CDS encoding SPASM domain-containing protein yields the protein YTLGNIRERKFSEIWMDTSNPLMAGLKNKKAYIKGRCSQCKWLDACGGSLRVRADLVYNDPWAPEPSCYLTDEEIGLTEEDKKELISKGEVFNLPAYLTRKT from the coding sequence ACTATACTCTGGGAAATATAAGAGAAAGGAAGTTCAGCGAGATATGGATGGATACATCAAATCCCCTTATGGCTGGATTGAAAAACAAAAAGGCATATATAAAGGGAAGATGTTCTCAATGCAAATGGCTTGATGCCTGTGGAGGTTCACTAAGGGTCAGGGCTGATCTGGTTTATAATGATCCCTGGGCTCCTGAACCGTCATGTTATTTAACTGACGAGGAGATCGGGCTCACTGAGGAAGACAAAAAAGAATTGATAAGCAAGGGAGAAGTCTTTAATCTGCCAGCATATCTCACAAGGAAAACGTAA